CCGATGTAAAATATGAAAGGGCAAGACAGGGCTGAGGCTATAGGTGGGTTGCCATGGAAGCAGGATGGGCAGTCACGGGAGGAAATTGGAAACAGATGTGATCAGCACAGGCCCATATCATCCTGATGAGTGATCTGTCTCTCAGGTTGGGCAGTGATGTACCAGCTATGACAAAACTGATGGGTAacatttgctgatttccatggtggAAATACTTTCACCaaggccaatttcaagctaccaagagTTTAACAACCAGCTCAGAAAAATCCTGACCACTTAACTATCCTCTGGCACAGACACAACACAGCTCCCTGGGTGTCCTCTGTAAAGTTTCCTCCCCCAACTTGCATTGATGTAGAGTGAGAAGCATGAGGTTCCTCTAACCTGCCTGAGATCAGCCCCACCTGCTCACCAAGAGAAGACAAGCCTGACAGGTAGCAAAGTAAATGCTCTGTGAGATCCTGTCCTCTGTCCCTCTCAGAGAGGGGAATCTGTGTCTTGGTACGGTTGGCCCACAAGCAGACCTAAGACAAGCATTTAGTGGAAGTAGTTTGTTTGGGAGGTGATTCCAGAAAGCACCAGCACGAGTGTAGAGAAGGGAGACAGGGCAGGACCTGAGTCAGAAGAGGACGTGTCAATGAACAGGTCACAGAAGTGGGCGACAGGGGCTTAAGCCAGCTGGGGACCTCAGGAGGAGGTGTGACATGTCTGGGAGTGGACCCCCCAAGAAGTGAGGAAGAGGAGGTATTTTTCTACCAAGTCCCCCCAATAATTGGTTGAGGCTGCTCCCTGGGTTCAAACTCCCCAATGTTTCCAGTCTGCCCCAGAGCAAAGGTCAGCTAGAGAATGGGGAGTGGGCAAGACATGGACAGTGTCTGAAACAGCCAGGCAAACAGATATGTGACCTGTGTGTCACTCTTTGTATCTCTCACACTCATGCAGAGCTCTTCACCCCAATGAGCAGGATGCTTCTTTTTAATGgtaaaaaaacatttatatacCTTTGATCCCTAAACACAAGCtcacagggacttcccaggtggtccagtggttaagaagccgccttccaatgcagggcacgtggcttcgatccctggttgaggaactaagagcccacctgccgtggggcaactaaacccgcgtgccgcaactagagagaagcccacgacaaagagcctgagcaccacaacaatgacccagtgcagccaaaaataaaaataaacacaagctcACAACTGAAATCTGGGACCCAGCTGAAGAAACAGTGATGTGTCTCAATGCCAAAGGAAAAGCAAGGAGGGGTGGGCTTTCCAGAGTTAAGATTGTCAAGGGCAAGTGAAACGCTATGGGCATTGTACCTGTAGGCTTAACCCTGAGACTGAACTGCGTCTCTGTGAGTGTTTAACAAAAGCCTGGCCCCTCCAGACTGTCACCTCCATGTGAGCAGGGACAACATCCCCACCAGCACTACACACAGAGCAGGTCTCCTTAAGTCCCTACTGGGTGttggaggaggagggcagaggtgTGTGAAGGGCATGGGAGGGACCCGAGAATGGACCTCTTGGCCCTGGCCTCTCCCCATGCCCTCCTGGAAGGAACAGGGGCCTCACCCATGACTGTGTTTACAGgagtgatctctctctctctctctctctctctctctctctctctctctctctctctctctcacacacacacacacacacacacacacacacacacacacacacacaaaagaggcTACCCGGAGCTAAGGACTCGGTCCTGGtaagtgggaggaggggagacaaATGAAATTGACGCCTGGAGTAAGTTGCTTTCACaagaatttatttctcagagtCTAGAAGTCTGAACCAGGTCAGGCAGACCCTTAGGTCTTTTCCCTGGGCTCACAATTCACCCAATTAATCTGATTATTGGGACGATAATTGGGCCATACTTCTTCCAACCTCTTAGTATCTTCCTACCCAGGCTTCTCAGTCCTCTGACACTCTGGGGCTATGCAACAGGAAGAAACAAGTTACTATGGAAAATGGGCCCAGGGTAAGACCAGAATCCTCCCCATGTGGACATCCCCACTAACTGGGTGACTTCAGGAGACTTTGGGCCCCAGTTCACTTTCTGGCTGTGACCTTTGGAGCATGTGGTTGAAACCCTACATCCacagacagatgaggaaactggggtccACAGATGGCAAGGGGTTTCCCAGGGTCACAAGCCCATCCCAGCAAAGCTAGACGGGAGTAGGGGCTGAAAGCACATTACTCTAGTCAGTGCCTCTCAGAATTCAGCACAGTCGGAATCCCCTGGAGGCCTCGTGAAAATACAAATggctgggccccagcccagagtctgattcaggaggtctgagtGTGGCCTGGGAATCTGCCTTTCTGTCAAGTTCCCGGGTGGGACCCCACttagagaaccactgctctaagggATGGCAGAGCCAGTCCTGGAGGCCTGGGGCTCGGGTGAGAGAGGGGCCAGGTAGGAGGGCCTTTCTCTGCCCTGGAAGGGGCAGTGGGTATTTGGTCCAAAGGATGTTCCTCAACGCACCCTGTTATTAGCTCCACAACACAGAACGGGCCACTCACCACAGTGCAAGTGATATCGAAGTTGTCCCTGATCTGAGCCAGGGTGACTGTCCCCACACACTCTTTCACCAGCTGTAAGGGGGAGGTTCGAGTTCAAACTGGAACCCCCGGACCATTGCCTCCCAGCCTCAGCCCAGGGGCTAGAAATCTTCCCCAAAGCCCCCTATTCAGCTCCCTGGGAAGCATCCACCAGCACTCTaagcccccagcctcaccccatTCTCCTTGAAGTCACACTGCTCCGGGGGCTGCTGGGTTGTCCTGGGGCACACGGTCTCCTTCACCGTGAAGCTCACAGGCTTTGGGGTGTCCAGGTTCTCATCCTGGTCAAGGATCAAAGTGGGGTGACTGGGCTCAAGCTCATGCTTCCTTCTCTGATCTgtctccctgcccctcacctAGACGGCAGCCTCTTCAGCCCCTCCTGTGTGCCTGGCCCTGGGTTTGGTGCTGGGTGCACAGGGGAAGGGGACAGAGCCCACTCCTGGACTCATGGGCACACAGAGAGCAGGAGGGGACCTCAGACCAGCTCTGATGAGAACACCTTCCCCACGGAGGGGCTGAGGCAAGTCAGGGACCACCTGCAGGGAAAGACCTTGTCACTGGAATCTCCAAGCTGAGCAGAGCCCTCCCTGGTAGGAAGACAATGAGGAACAGATGGGACTTAAAGCAGGGAAGTCACATCACAGACCGAGTAACCATCCCCCCTACCCTGGAGCTCCCAGAAAGCCCTGGAGCCCAGGGCACCTGTTCCCACAGTAGAGATGCTAAGGCAGGAAGCTCTCATGCTGGGAGGGGACCCAGCTCTGGGAAggtttcctggaagaggtgggagCCCACCTAGAGGGAGAAGTCCCTTCCTGACAGGAGGTACAGCCTGAGCAGAGGCGGTGACAGCGTGGCCAGGGCTAGCGGGagacagccccctccccagggtcctCCTGACTCACGGCCTTGGGAGGCGGGTCCAGCTCCAGGAGGCGGTAGAGATTAGCTTCTGAGGACCGCTCGTTGAGACGATCCACAGCATGAAGCACAGCTTCCCTGTAGCTGAGGGCCTGGGCGCTGGCCGAGGGCACCACTAGTCCCAGCAGCGGTAGCCACAGTGACCACCGCCCCAGGGCGAGGCTGGCCCTCTGAGTCTCCATGGTCCCCAAGTCGGCCTCCTCCCAGCACACAGGACCCTCCTTTATGCCCCTCCTGGGCCTGATGCAATG
This genomic interval from Lagenorhynchus albirostris chromosome 10, mLagAlb1.1, whole genome shotgun sequence contains the following:
- the LOC132527056 gene encoding antibacterial protein PR-39-like isoform X1, whose translation is MLLSNPAYDTPHGPQERPRRCQGDGETISSPSTGGLPLPLPSNPVRQQQGLRQVQLTAGEEIRDGAGQEDAWLGHCIRPRRGIKEGPVCWEEADLGTMETQRASLALGRWSLWLPLLGLVVPSASAQALSYREAVLHAVDRLNERSSEANLYRLLELDPPPKADENLDTPKPVSFTVKETVCPRTTQQPPEQCDFKENGLVKECVGTVTLAQIRDNFDITCTVVSGPFCVVELITGCVEEHPLDQIPTAPSRAEKGPPTWPLSHPSPRPPGLALPSLRAVVL
- the LOC132527056 gene encoding cathelicidin-5-like isoform X2, coding for MLLSNPAYDTPHGPQERPRRCQGDGETISSPSTGGLPLPLPSNPVRQQQGLRQVQLTAGEEIRDGAGQEDAWLGHCIRPRRGIKEGPVCWEEADLGTMETQRASLALGRWSLWLPLLGLVVPSASAQALSYREAVLHAVDRLNERSSEANLYRLLELDPPPKADENLDTPKPVSFTVKETVCPRTTQQPPEQCDFKENGLVKECVGTVTLAQIRDNFDITCTVPQSVRGLRSLGRKILRGWKKYGPIIVPIIRLIG